The genome window TTTTAAAACTGAGCGGCAGCGGTAATGATTTTATAATTATCGATAATAGAAAAAATATTATTGAAGAAAATAATCTGCCGGAATTCATAAAAAAAGTCTGCCGCCGCAAGATGTCTGTGGGTGCAGATGGTCTAATCCTGATAGAGGATACTGAGACTGCTGATTTTAAATGGCGGTTTTACAATTCAGACGGCAGTAGTGCGGAGATGTGCGGAAACGGGGCGCGATGTGCAGCGCGTTTTGCTCTTTTAAATAATATCGCCGGCAAAAAAATGGTCTTTGAGACTATTGCCGGACGGGTGAACGCAATCGTAAATCAGGAAACTGTAAAGATCGGCATGCCGAATCCTTTTGATGTGAGAATCGGCTATGCACTCGCTTTGTCAGGCGGCCCCTTGAAGCTTAGCAGCATCAATACCGGGGTTCCCCATGTAGTTGTAATTAAAGATAGCATTGATGATATCGATATAGTTAAAACTGGCAAGGAGATAAGATACCATAAAGATTATGCTCCGGCGGGAACCAATGTCAATTTCGTAGTCCGCCTTGATATGGATTTGATTGGAATCAGAACCTACGAAAGGGGGGTTGAAGATGAAACTCTCGCCTGCGGCACCGGTTCTATTGCGGCCGCGCTTGTAATGGCCGGTATTCAAGGAATGGAATCTCCTGTAAAGGTTAAAACAAAAAGCGGTGGTATTCTTGTAATTCATTTTAAAAAAACAGCAGACAAGTTTACGGATATCTTCCTTGAAGGCGACGCGCGTGTAATATATAAAG of Desulfosarcina sp. BuS5 contains these proteins:
- the dapF gene encoding diaminopimelate epimerase; this translates as MKKINFLKLSGSGNDFIIIDNRKNIIEENNLPEFIKKVCRRKMSVGADGLILIEDTETADFKWRFYNSDGSSAEMCGNGARCAARFALLNNIAGKKMVFETIAGRVNAIVNQETVKIGMPNPFDVRIGYALALSGGPLKLSSINTGVPHVVVIKDSIDDIDIVKTGKEIRYHKDYAPAGTNVNFVVRLDMDLIGIRTYERGVEDETLACGTGSIAAALVMAGIQGMESPVKVKTKSGGILVIHFKKTADKFTDIFLEGDARVIYKGELMEDAWKSLGAINSY